TTGCTCATATTCAGCGTGGTATTGATTAACTAAGTTTTTAACATTTTCCAAAAGTAAATATTTAGGTTTATTTTTAGCTTGCTTTAAAATCTTTCCGATTTGCCAAACTAAATGGCTTGTGCTTGAATCATCATTAATCCCTTTAGAACGCCCCATATTAGCTACCGACAGCCCTTGACAAGGGAATGAATAAGTAAGTAGATCAATTTCATGCAAATCTAAAACTTCCCCTGAGACAGCATTAATGTCAGGGAAATTGTTATTTAAAGAGTTTGCTACAGCTAATACCTTCTTAGTTTCAATTGGTAATCTTTTAATGTATTTTATAGGAGTTTTAGAGTTACTGCTAAAAATCCTTTGTGATAAATACTCATCAATTTTTGTTTCAGAATTAAACTTATTTTTGCATATTTTTTCAATTTTTGTTTCACTTAAGCCATTATGAATTGATGCATAAGAAATAATTGCTCTTATATCTCAATCTGATGTGGCTACTACTTCAAATTCACTCTTTATTTGCTTGTTAACTCACGAAATGCTTTTGTGCTGAGCACCTATACCGGCGAAAGCTTCAAAGACTTTAATTTTCATATTCTAGGAATAGACAAAAAAGCTGAATGCTAAGCACTCAACTTTTTTGTATTTTTAAATGAATTAACAAAATGAAAAAGTGGATTTAAATTAAAGTTATTATGCAAATAAGTTAAAGTGTGGTTTCTATATATATATATATATATACCGGACACCTTAAATAGATTGTTTTAGATTTAAAAGAGACATACAGGGGATAAACCTTGTATGTTTTTTATAAGGGTTTGAAAGGGGGTGAAAAAAAATACCCCCCAATCCCAATTTAATCAATGGTATTGATTCACTTGTCTTATTTATGTAAAGATTTTTATTTATTTAAATTAAAAGGATGTAAGACATGACAAATATAGAAACAATTGAAAACACCGAATTTTTTAAATTAGAGAAAACAACGGAAACAGAAAAAGACAAATCCGAAAATAACAAATTTAAAACATTGTTTTGTGATAACACAATAAAAGAAATGTTGAACAATAAAATTGAGAATATTGATTCAAATGGAATTAAAACAAATTTTAGTGCTTTAGATTCAAACACTAAAGGTTTAACAAATAAACACCTTTATGTTCTAGCAGGAAGAAGCGGAACAGGTAAGACAACACTTATGATAAATTTGATTAATAACATTATGAAAGAAATAAACCAAAATACAAATGATGTTGTTTTATTTATATCGTTAGAAGTTCCAGCAAATGAAATTGCTCAAAAGTTTGTAAATTTACATTTTAAAAATAAAGTACTTGACAATTATTCAAAAGATGAGTTGATCGATTTAAAAAATAAATGATTTAATGAAGAACACCAAAACAAAACATTTTTAAGATATTTAAAAAACTTAATAATACTTGATAATTACAATTTATATGCTTCGGAATTAATTAATTTAATTAATGAAATGAAAAAAGAAAATATGAATGTAAGGGCTTTATTCATTGACCATTTACAAATTTTTAAATATTCATTGCAACAATTAGGTAAAAGGGAAGAAATAAACAAAATAATGCTAGAGCTTAAAAATATTGCTAAATATTTCAACATCCCTGTTGTTGCTTTGAGTCAATTATCAAGACCGTCAAAAAGTGATTCAATTGAAAAGGATTGTTTTAATGTTCCAAAACCAAAATTAACAGATTTAAAAGAAAGTAGTTCAATTGAAGAAACAGCAGATGTTGTGGCGTTACTTTATACCGCTAATGTTTTAAGTGATGACACTGAAATCCTCCATTTATCGATTGATAAAAATAGAAATGGAAAAAAAGCGGTTGAGCGTTTGGGTTTTGATAAAAAATTCTCTCGTATTGTTTCAATTGGGGAAGATTTCGGACAATGAGAATAACAATAATACCAAAAGAAGAACCCCCTTTTTTCTCAGAGGAAAAACTCGCTCAAATCCTTAAATATACTGACGGAGATTTTAATCCTGTTTATGATGCTTATAAATCAAAATGCCTTTATGAAATACAAAGTGGAGCAAAAGGAGTGTCAAAGTCTTTTGGTGGTGGAATAATTACAATTTACCGCCTTGTGAATGATAAGCGTTTTAATTCTGTTTGATGTCGTAATCAATACAATCACATTAAGAATACACTTGTCCCTATGTTTAAAAAAATATTGGACTTTTTAGCAGAAGAGCACGGGCTAGATTATCGTGATTATATAGCAATGAACAATGAGGGTTTATATTGAAATTATGACGACGGTGGAAAAGGTAGAGCGGTTTTATTTCAAAACTTTGAAAAAACTCAAGCATTCCAAGGTTTAACGTTAATAAAAAATGACTTTCGTTTTGGTGAGGTGGTTATTGATGAACCAATAGAGGACCCCGTAGATTCTAAACTCTCCGCTTACGATTTGGAAAGACTTTATGAAACACAAGAGGAAAAACTCCCTTTGCTTTTAATGAATACCATTTTCCGGAACGCAGCACCTGAAGACTTTCAACTAAAAATAAAATTCTTTTATAACATTTTTACTGAAAACCATTTTTTAGTAAAGAAATACCACAATGAAGCAATAAAGTTTTTACACGATGACGGAACACTAGACAATGAAATCATTGACCAGGTAGTAAATCAAACATATTTACAAAAAGAGAATAAGGAATTCGGTGACGAGCTTGGTCTCATTGTATCTATGTACTCAAAGTTTTTTGTTCCAAAAAACGCAATGAGTGAAATTCAAAAAAAACAACTTGACAACCTTAAAAAAACAAATAAGAGACTTTGAACAATAACAGTGGCCGGTGTTCCATTTAATGACAACCGTTTCAAAGTTGGGTACTACCTCAAAAATTACATTTATGAACAAGACGGATCACTCAATAAAAAAATAAAAGTTAATTCAATCAATGATTTTTACAAAAGAGTAGAAAACGGTGAATTGCTTTTAGTTGTTGACGGGTTTGACCCTGGACTATCAGACAATGCCTCTTGGTGTCGTGTTGGTCTTTTAAATGACGGTAGCATCTGAATTTTGAACGCAATAGAAGATTTGAAAGAACACCCCTCTTTTGGTTCAAATACTAGATTTATAAGACGGTTAACAAATGAGACATTGATAAACATAATACAGCAACAAAATGAAGAATTAAAAAAATATTTACCAACTAATCAAATAAATGATTTTGCTTCATTGCTAACTGCTGACAATGACATTGTTCTAGAAAATTTAGCAATATCAGCAATTAACTTGGATAACATCATTGTAAAACAAGCAAATAGAAGAAGAACAAGAACGGAAAAATTTTCAATTATTGACCGCCAAGATTTCCACAAATGGAGTTTTGACGAGGGTATCATTCACGTTGTACCTCAAAGTGAAACAAAAACACTTTTAAACCATTTAACTTTACAGGTTATACCAAGTCATGAAGAAAAAAGAGACGAAAAACTGAATCCGCAAATTTATGATTTAATCAATGCATACGAGATGGCTTTATCTTTAATTTATAAAATAGCAATTGGAATTGCTGCAGAAAAAAGAGAGGTAGCAAATGGCTTTAACTAATAAAGAAATATTTGAAAGAGGTATCAAGTTAAAAAATAACATTTTTAACAAAAAAGGTGTTTACGCAAATGGTGAATACATAGTCCCGGACTCCAAATCTCATTTTGAAGAACAGGGAGCAAATATTCAAATGATTTCACTAGCTACTGACTTGCCTGAAATTGTTGGGACAGGAGACATTGAAAAGTTTAAAGAATTCCTTTATGAAAATAATTTTTTGGAAATCATTCAAAAATTAGAGTATGAACTCTATAAAAAAGGGTCTTACGCTCTAGGGTTTAATGAATTTGGTGAAATAAAGACCGGTGAAGTTCTTGAATACCGAAAAACATTTTCCGGGAGATTGCTTTATCTTAAAGTTAAAACAAATACGATAAAGATAAAGGACAAGACTTATGAAATCATTGAAGAATGAGACACTGAAAACAATCCTGGATACGTTAGGGAGTATGCTATCAATACATTCACAAAGATAACAATAAAAGCGTCTGAACTTTTCAAAGATTATAAGCAAAGCATTTGGGACGGTTCTTTTATTCCTTATGTTGTATTTAAAAACAGAGCAGATGAAAAACCTGACATTGCTATTGCTGACGAGTCTTTATTCCAAATGTTGGATGTTAAGCTCAAAGCTCTTATGTTAGATACTTTTTATTCCTCTCCAATTCCTGCCGTTTCTTGAAATCAAGGGGGTTTAGCGGATAAGGTAATCAATGCGCTTTTTTCACAAGATGGTGACCGTATTGTCAAATTTTCTACAACTGAACTTGCTTCATTCCAAAAACCTCTTGAAATCATTCAGGTAGCAAGTCAAAGCACAAGCATAATGGCTAATATTGAAAGTATTAAACAGTGAATTAAAAACTATTTAATGTTTAAAAAGGACACTGGTGATTTTGGAACAAAGAACATGCACACTGCAGAAGTTCAACAATTCAATTCCGATTTTGAGGATTATATTGAAACAAAAGCAAACTTGAGACAAATTTACTATAAAAAGTTTTTCCAAATGATAGCAATTTCATTTTTTAGTGATTTAGTCATAAATAGTGTAATTGTTGTGGGTTCTACTCAATGATTGGAAAAAAGAGCACAAAAAGCGCTATCAAATCAAAATGGTGTGATAATCAATCAAGGAAATAACGAAGCGAGTGAAAACGGGGATTTAAACAATGAATAGAGCATCATTCTTTGAGACTGAACAAAATAAAACTTTATACATTTATAAAGCAATTACAAAAGATAATACAACATTAACATTTGAAAAAAATTCTGTAAATGTTATTGCTTTGGAAATGGTAAAGGTTG
This genomic window from Mycoplasmopsis gallinacea contains:
- a CDS encoding DnaB-like helicase C-terminal domain-containing protein, with product MTNIETIENTEFFKLEKTTETEKDKSENNKFKTLFCDNTIKEMLNNKIENIDSNGIKTNFSALDSNTKGLTNKHLYVLAGRSGTGKTTLMINLINNIMKEINQNTNDVVLFISLEVPANEIAQKFVNLHFKNKVLDNYSKDELIDLKNKWFNEEHQNKTFLRYLKNLIILDNYNLYASELINLINEMKKENMNVRALFIDHLQIFKYSLQQLGKREEINKIMLELKNIAKYFNIPVVALSQLSRPSKSDSIEKDCFNVPKPKLTDLKESSSIEETADVVALLYTANVLSDDTEILHLSIDKNRNGKKAVERLGFDKKFSRIVSIGEDFGQWE